A window of bacterium contains these coding sequences:
- a CDS encoding gamma-glutamyl-gamma-aminobutyrate hydrolase family protein (Members of this family of hydrolases with an active site Cys residue belong to MEROPS family C26.), which produces MRRTPHLLIVDPSVVASEQDGIDEILLGWPGDATVVRPALEPGTCPAPGEFADSDGVVLLGSKASVHDDAPWLAELRAFLRPIIDGTREQPLLAICFGHQLVAEMAGGEVGFVRRDHSSVLGVVETSLFGGRLVPGERLMWVAASHCERVTKVPEGFDVVARRPESDADMLEHRTLPIFAAQFHPEAREGFLKRRGVDPAAVPASFLEDGRRVLAAFRRFVLSRRA; this is translated from the coding sequence ATGCGCCGCACCCCCCATCTTCTGATCGTCGATCCCTCCGTCGTCGCGAGCGAGCAGGACGGGATCGACGAAATCCTCCTCGGCTGGCCGGGCGACGCGACCGTCGTCCGGCCGGCCCTCGAACCCGGCACGTGCCCCGCGCCGGGGGAGTTCGCCGACAGCGACGGCGTCGTGCTCCTCGGCTCCAAGGCCTCGGTCCACGACGACGCGCCCTGGCTGGCCGAACTGCGGGCGTTCCTCCGCCCGATCATCGACGGGACGCGGGAGCAGCCGCTGCTCGCGATCTGCTTCGGCCACCAACTCGTCGCCGAGATGGCCGGCGGCGAGGTCGGCTTCGTGCGCCGCGATCATTCGTCGGTGCTCGGCGTCGTCGAAACCTCGCTCTTCGGCGGGCGGCTCGTTCCCGGCGAGCGGCTGATGTGGGTCGCGGCGAGCCACTGCGAGCGCGTGACGAAGGTCCCGGAGGGGTTCGACGTCGTCGCGCGCCGTCCGGAATCGGACGCCGACATGCTCGAGCACCGCACGCTGCCGATCTTCGCCGCGCAGTTCCATCCCGAAGCGCGCGAGGGGTTCCTCAAACGGCGCGGCGTCGATCCGGCCGCGGTTCCGGCGTCGTTCCTCGAGGACGGGCGGCGCGTGCTGGCCGCCTTCCGGCGTTTCGTCCTCAGCCGGCGGGCCTGA
- the purF gene encoding amidophosphoribosyltransferase — translation MNRAALPPDDDHDVLRDSCGVAAVCGHPEAANLVYLALYALQHRGQESAGIVAADGAELRRRVGMGHVAEVFTPAELAQLPGLRAIGHVRYGTAGASSPENAQPLMMLHQRGAFAVGHNGNLTNAITLRTQLERSGSIFRSTTDTEVLLHLVARSRAADMVDAVVEALAQVEGAYCFVLCDERRVVAARDPYGVRPLALGRLPGGGAIVASETCAFDLVGAQFEREIEPGELLVIDDDGRERSLFPLRAAPPAPCIFEFVYFARPDSRVFGRSVSDVRHALGRELAAECPVPADVVVPVPDSGVPSAIGFARASGIPFDVGLTRNHYVGRTFIEPAQSIRHFGVKVKLNPVRSIIEGRRVALVDDSLVRGTTMRKIVTMVREAGAAEVHVRISCPPIVSPCYYGVDMPSKEELVAARASVEEIRGLIGADTLGYLSLEGMHRAADAAPGAFCAACWTGHYPVPVVDPVDRRRHAARLKELRQADAAAAQRTQANEERGGWPTTRSGN, via the coding sequence ATGAACCGCGCCGCCCTTCCGCCCGACGACGACCACGACGTTCTGCGCGACTCCTGCGGCGTGGCGGCCGTCTGCGGCCACCCCGAGGCCGCGAACCTCGTCTATCTCGCGCTCTACGCGCTCCAGCACCGCGGGCAGGAGTCGGCGGGGATCGTCGCCGCCGACGGCGCCGAGCTGCGCCGCCGCGTCGGCATGGGGCACGTCGCCGAGGTCTTCACCCCCGCCGAGCTGGCGCAGCTTCCGGGGCTTCGCGCGATCGGCCACGTCCGCTACGGCACCGCCGGCGCGTCGTCGCCGGAGAACGCGCAGCCGCTGATGATGCTTCACCAGCGCGGCGCGTTCGCCGTCGGCCACAACGGCAACCTGACCAACGCCATCACGCTGCGCACGCAGCTCGAGCGGAGCGGCTCGATCTTCCGGTCCACCACCGACACCGAGGTCCTGCTGCACCTCGTCGCCCGCTCGCGCGCCGCCGACATGGTGGACGCGGTCGTCGAGGCGCTGGCCCAGGTCGAGGGCGCCTACTGCTTCGTCCTCTGCGACGAGCGGCGGGTCGTCGCCGCGCGCGATCCGTACGGCGTCCGCCCGCTCGCCTTGGGGCGGCTGCCGGGCGGCGGCGCGATCGTCGCCTCCGAGACCTGCGCCTTCGACCTCGTCGGGGCGCAGTTCGAGCGCGAGATCGAGCCCGGCGAGCTGCTGGTGATCGACGACGACGGGCGGGAGCGCTCGCTCTTCCCGCTGCGCGCCGCGCCCCCCGCGCCCTGCATCTTCGAGTTCGTCTACTTCGCGCGCCCCGACTCGCGCGTCTTCGGCCGCTCGGTCTCCGACGTGCGGCACGCGCTGGGGCGGGAGCTCGCCGCCGAATGCCCGGTTCCGGCGGACGTCGTCGTGCCGGTCCCGGACAGCGGCGTGCCTTCGGCGATCGGCTTCGCCCGCGCCTCGGGGATTCCGTTCGACGTCGGCCTGACCCGCAACCACTACGTCGGGCGCACCTTCATCGAGCCCGCGCAGTCGATCCGCCACTTCGGCGTGAAGGTCAAGCTGAACCCGGTGCGCTCGATCATCGAGGGACGGCGCGTCGCGCTGGTGGACGACAGCCTCGTGCGCGGCACGACGATGCGGAAGATCGTGACGATGGTCCGCGAGGCCGGCGCGGCGGAGGTCCACGTGCGGATCTCCTGCCCGCCGATCGTCTCCCCCTGCTACTACGGCGTGGACATGCCGAGCAAGGAGGAGCTCGTCGCCGCGCGCGCGTCCGTCGAAGAGATCCGCGGGCTGATCGGCGCCGACACCCTCGGCTACCTTTCGCTCGAGGGGATGCACCGCGCCGCGGACGCCGCGCCGGGGGCGTTTTGCGCGGCGTGCTGGACGGGGCATTATCCCGTGCCGGTCGTCGATCCGGTGGACCGGCGGCGGCACGCGGCGCGGCTCAAGGAACTGCGGCAGGCGGACGCGGCCGCGGCGCAGAGAACGCAGGCGAACGAGGAGCGAGGCGGATGGCCGACGACAAGAAGCGGGAACTGA
- the purM gene encoding phosphoribosylformylglycinamidine cyclo-ligase, translating into MADDKKRELTYKDAGVDIDAQDAALAKIKAHVASTKTANVLSDLGSFGGLFKAPEGIAEPVLVGSTDGVGTKLAVAFKAGRHGTVGECLVNHCVNDILVMGARPLFFLDYFAVGKLDPVVAEQVVAGVARGCRANGCALIGGETAEMPEMYRPGEYDLAGTIVGVVPRASILDGSKVEEGDHVVGLASTGLHTNGYTLARRVLFDVLKLGVDDVIEPLGVTVADALLAVHRSYLPALDLPLAEGWIHGLAHVTGGGLTDNVPRVLPKHLDAQIDLGSWPVPPLFKLLRRAGNVPEADMLRTFNLGVGMTAIVPEQAMPGFAEHLRRRGDEWWEIGRIVPGTGKVSYRGELS; encoded by the coding sequence ATGGCCGACGACAAGAAGCGGGAACTGACCTACAAGGACGCGGGCGTGGACATCGACGCCCAGGACGCGGCGCTGGCGAAGATCAAGGCGCACGTCGCCTCGACCAAGACGGCGAACGTGCTGTCCGACCTCGGCAGCTTCGGCGGCCTGTTCAAGGCGCCGGAGGGGATCGCCGAGCCGGTCCTCGTCGGCAGCACCGACGGCGTCGGCACCAAGCTGGCCGTGGCCTTCAAGGCCGGGCGGCACGGCACGGTCGGCGAGTGCCTCGTCAACCACTGCGTCAACGACATCCTCGTGATGGGGGCGCGGCCGCTCTTCTTCCTCGACTACTTCGCCGTCGGCAAGCTCGATCCGGTCGTCGCCGAGCAGGTCGTCGCCGGCGTCGCCCGCGGCTGCCGCGCCAACGGCTGCGCGCTGATCGGCGGCGAGACGGCCGAGATGCCGGAGATGTACCGCCCCGGCGAATACGACCTCGCCGGCACGATCGTCGGCGTCGTTCCGCGCGCTTCGATCCTCGACGGCTCGAAGGTCGAGGAGGGGGACCACGTCGTCGGTCTCGCTTCGACCGGGCTGCACACCAACGGCTACACGCTGGCCCGCCGCGTGCTGTTCGACGTGCTGAAGCTCGGCGTGGACGACGTGATCGAGCCGCTCGGCGTCACCGTCGCCGACGCGCTGCTCGCGGTCCACCGCTCCTACCTGCCGGCGCTCGACCTGCCGCTCGCGGAAGGGTGGATCCACGGCCTCGCCCACGTCACCGGCGGCGGCCTGACCGACAACGTCCCGCGCGTCCTGCCGAAGCACTTGGACGCGCAGATCGACCTCGGCTCGTGGCCGGTTCCGCCGCTCTTCAAGCTGCTGCGGCGCGCGGGGAACGTGCCCGAGGCCGACATGCTGCGCACCTTCAACCTCGGCGTGGGGATGACGGCGATCGTGCCGGAGCAGGCGATGCCCGGCTTCGCCGAGCACCTGCGGCGCCGCGGCGACGAGTGGTGGGAGATCGGGCGGATCGTGCCGGGGACGGGGAAGGTCTCCTACCGCGGAGAACTGTCGTGA
- the purN gene encoding phosphoribosylglycinamide formyltransferase codes for MTNVGILISGRGSNMVALLEGMRAGTIDGRAVVVVSDQPDAPGLERARSFGVETVVVEKRAFKGQGREAHDRAVAAELEKRGAEVVCLAGYMRLLTPWFAERFAGRLLNIHPALLPSFPGLHAQRQALEHGARLSGCTVHFVDAKMDNGPIVVQAAVPVLPDDTEDTLSARILEQEHRIYPLALAWFCAGRLALEGRRVRLAGEGIDLPRALVVPAPRLR; via the coding sequence GTGACGAACGTCGGAATCCTGATCTCCGGGCGCGGCTCGAACATGGTCGCGCTGCTCGAGGGGATGCGCGCGGGGACGATCGACGGCCGCGCGGTCGTCGTCGTCTCCGACCAGCCGGACGCGCCGGGGCTCGAGCGGGCGCGCAGCTTCGGCGTGGAGACGGTCGTCGTCGAGAAGCGGGCCTTCAAGGGGCAGGGGCGGGAGGCGCACGACCGCGCCGTCGCGGCCGAGCTCGAGAAGCGCGGCGCGGAGGTCGTCTGCCTCGCCGGGTACATGAGGCTGCTCACGCCGTGGTTCGCGGAGCGGTTCGCGGGGCGGCTGCTGAACATCCATCCCGCGCTGCTGCCGTCGTTCCCCGGGCTGCACGCCCAGCGGCAGGCGCTGGAGCACGGCGCCCGGCTTTCCGGCTGCACCGTTCACTTCGTGGACGCGAAGATGGACAACGGGCCGATCGTCGTCCAGGCCGCCGTGCCGGTCCTGCCGGACGACACGGAAGACACGTTGTCCGCGCGGATCCTCGAGCAGGAGCACCGCATTTATCCGCTCGCGCTCGCCTGGTTCTGCGCCGGGCGGCTGGCGCTCGAGGGGCGGCGGGTCCGGCTGGCCGGGGAGGGGATCGACCTGCCGCGGGCCCTCGTCGTTCCGGCGCCCCGCCTGCGCTGA
- the radC gene encoding DNA repair protein RadC produces MSDVPFETPDDVRGAPPSEAAAAAPPREERARPRCRERLLEVGAARLADAELVALILGSGSRAAPVERTARALLVRCGGLAGLCERGPTALAAERGLGPVGAARLAAAAEIARRVAASPADRPPVRDPEEVVREVRDLCIEPREHLVGLYLDAHARLIARETVAVGSLNVARATPRDLLEPALRRLAAGFVMVHNHPSGVAEPSEDDVLFTRAVARAAALMGVPLWDHVVVARCGHASLRARGVQWEGQDARP; encoded by the coding sequence ATGAGCGATGTTCCGTTTGAAACGCCCGACGATGTCCGCGGCGCCCCTCCGTCCGAAGCCGCCGCGGCGGCGCCGCCGCGCGAGGAGCGGGCTCGGCCGCGCTGCCGGGAGCGGCTGCTCGAGGTCGGCGCGGCGCGGCTCGCCGACGCCGAGCTGGTCGCGCTGATCCTCGGCTCGGGATCGCGCGCGGCCCCGGTGGAGCGGACCGCGCGCGCGCTGCTCGTCCGCTGCGGCGGTCTCGCCGGCCTCTGCGAGCGCGGCCCGACGGCCCTCGCCGCCGAACGCGGCCTCGGCCCCGTCGGGGCGGCGCGTCTGGCCGCGGCGGCGGAGATCGCGCGGCGCGTCGCCGCGTCTCCGGCCGACCGCCCGCCGGTGCGCGATCCGGAGGAGGTCGTGCGCGAAGTGCGCGATCTCTGCATCGAGCCGCGCGAGCATCTCGTCGGCCTCTATCTCGACGCCCACGCGCGGCTGATCGCGCGGGAGACGGTCGCCGTCGGCTCGCTCAACGTCGCGCGGGCCACGCCGCGCGACCTGCTCGAGCCGGCGCTGCGCCGCCTCGCCGCCGGCTTCGTGATGGTCCACAACCATCCCTCGGGGGTCGCCGAGCCGAGCGAGGACGACGTCCTGTTCACGCGCGCCGTGGCGCGGGCGGCGGCGCTGATGGGGGTGCCGCTCTGGGACCACGTGGTCGTCGCGCGCTGCGGCCACGCCTCGCTGCGCGCCCGCGGCGTGCAGTGGGAGGGGCAGGACGCGCGGCCCTGA